Proteins found in one Xyrauchen texanus isolate HMW12.3.18 chromosome 30, RBS_HiC_50CHRs, whole genome shotgun sequence genomic segment:
- the LOC127623843 gene encoding kinase D-interacting substrate of 220 kDa B-like isoform X4, giving the protein MDTTTSIKMTTLAIQNLFSYVEEENLAAVKTHLDKFKEVDGRSDNGQTPLMLASEQGSLEIVQELIRRGANVNLDDVDCWSALISAAKEGHVEVVKELLENSAYIEHRDMGGWTALTWASYKGRVEVATFLLESEANPNTTGQQYSVYPIIWAAGRGHAEIVKLLLEHGAKVNCSDKYGTTPLIWAARKGHYDCVMHLLENGADVDQEGANSMTALIVAVKGGYTEVVKELLKRNPNVNMTDKDGNTALMIAAKEGYTEIVQDLLDAGTYVNIPDRSGDTVLIGAVRGGHVEIVRALLHKYADIDIRGQENKTALYWAVEKGNATMVRDILQCNPDTETTTKDSETPLIKATKMRNIEIVELLLDKGAKVSAVDKKGDTPLHIAIRGRSRRLAELLLRNPKDGRLLYRPNKAGETPYNIDCSHQKSILTQIFGARHLSPTESDGDMLGYDLYSSALADILSEPTMQPPICVGLYAQWGSGKSFLLKKLEDEMKTFAGQQVEPLFQFSWLVVLLSLMLCGSVALVLGFTVDPKLAIAISLSILALLYVFFVVVYFGSRREGESWNWAWVISTRLARHIGYLELLLKLMFVNPPELPEQTTRALPVRFLFTDYNRLSSVGGETSMAEMIATLSDACEREFGFLATRLFRVFKTEDTQGKNKWKKTCCIPSFVIFLFILACLIMGMALLAVFKVDGQNQTVNAVLVSMASVVGLALVLKCRTWWQVTDSVLNSQRKRLHSAANKMHKLKSEGFMKVLKNEVELMAKMAKTIDGFTQNQTRLVVIIDGLDSCEQDKVLQMLDTVRVLFSKGPFISVFASDPHIIIKAINQNLNSVLRDSNINGHDYMRNIVHLPVFLNSRGLSSAKKMCALPPANGETGNSEGWHEELDRKLSQNSLGEQTKFSSKTTLNRRDTYRRRQMQRSVTRQMSFDLTKLLVTEDWFSDISPQTMRRLLNIVSVTGRLLRANQIHFNWDRLASWINLTEQWPYRTSWLILYLEETDGIPYQTTLKAIYERISKNIPTTKDVEPLLEIDGDARSFEVFLSSRTPVLAARDIRTFLPCTVNLDPKLREIIADVRAAREQVNMSGVTYPTMPLQEGRPVSVYSQQSSACSPTASFNGPYNQPGVSPQPHSAYFSGMVGPQHPFYNRGSASVVSATPSILLGSMSTDVVCERVRLIEGIDQSMMAQYTATIKKANINGRVLSQCNLDELKKEMNMNFGDWQLFRTTVMELRHVESQILHEEAPSEQGSSMAGHVEPCRHTGASVQRGAGNTDSSPMYNFNLSFEELSNVGLDEPPRQANPTWTATTHRTPSMSSLNSQDSSNEICLLTDKQQLEYRNAYQEYISSMAQLEIGMEKPGPHSNSDDKRKDGDQDGRKSVSKRGSSKSATDNTDFASADTLDPITEEDEKVDHGSSKALLGRKTSGEKVSLFQGADLKLKAAADGLRYQKLTSDDEESEESDSTPLLKDGKKPETKASEAGDRSLTKGKDYLSDKKDSSDSGVRSNESSPNHSLQDEEADLSQSERANLIELDEENSTQKRELPSSLSGLQDPAITRMSICSEDQCSLLASSPEESWPSSKSYNLNRIPSNTTINNNTNTQQGNNVRQPTDSSNTTTGSDVIITPGSSTTSTTTQNENIRVVHLKRGLNPGDPPEILNVSSEMVTLGEERESIL; this is encoded by the exons ATGGACACCACAACCTCTATCAAGATGACCACTCTGGCCATCCAAAACCTCTTCAGCTATGTAGAGGAAGAGAACCTGGCAGCTGTAAAAACCCATCTGGACAAATTCAAAGAGGTGGATGGTCGAAGTGAT AATGGACAGACTCCTCTGATGTTGGCCTCagagcagggcagtcttgagataGTTCAAGAGCTCATTCGAAGGGGAGCAAATGTCAACTTGGACGATGTG GACTGCTGGTCTGCTCTGATCTCTGCAGCTAAGGAGGGGCATGTGGAGGTGGTGAAAGAGCTGCTGGAAAACAGTGCTTATATTGAGCACAGAGACATG GGGGGTTGGACCGCCCTTACTTGGGCTTCATATAAAGGCAGAGTTGAAGTAGCCACGTTCCTACTGGAGAGCGAGGCGAACCCAAACACCACTGGACAG CAATACAGTGTGTACCCCATTATCTGGGCAGCCGGTAGAGGTCATGCAGAGATTGTTAAGCTCTTGCTAGAGCATGGAGCCAAAGTCAACTGCTCTGATAAG TATGGCACCACCCCACTAATCTGGGCGGCTAGAAAGGGACACTACGACTGTGTGATGCACCTGTTGGAGAATGGAGCTGATGTTGACCAGGAGGGGGCG AATTCCATGACGGCACTGATAGTGGCTGTGAAGGGAGGTTACACAGAGGTGGTCAAAGAACTTCTGAAGAGGAACCCTAACGTGAACATGACAGATAAGGATGGCAACACAGCCCTGATGATCGCAGCTAAAGAGGGTTATACTGAGATTGTGCAGGACCTGCTAGATGCCGGCACATATGTCAACATCCCTGACAGG AGCGGTGACACAGTGCTGATTGGAGCTGTGAGAGGGGGGCATGTTGAGATTGTGAGAGCACTGCTGCATAAGTATGCAGATATCGACATCAGAGGACAG GAAAATAAGACTGCTCTGTACTGGGCTGTAGAGAAAGGTAATGCAACCATGGTCCGAGATATACTGCAGTGTAATCCGGACACAGAGACAACCACTAAG GATTCTGAGACTCCTTTAATCAAAGCTACCAAGATGAGGAACATAGAAATAGTGGAGCTGCTTCTGGACAAAGGGGCCAAAGTGTCTGCAGTGGACAAG AAAGGGGACACACCTCTTCATATCGCCATACGTGGACGGAGCCGGAGGCTGGCTGAGCTCCTCCTCCGTAACCCTAAAGATGGCCGCCTACTCTACCGCCCCAACAAGGCTGGAGAAACACCCTACAACATCGACTGCAGCCACCAGAAGAGCATCCTCACCCAGATCTTTGGAGCCC GACATCTGTCCCCCACAGAGTCAGATGGGGACATGCTGGGCTATGACCTGTACAGCAGTGCTTTAGCTGACATCCTGAGCGAGCCCACAATGCAGCCGCCCATCTGTGTGGGTCTGTACGCTCAGTGGGGCAGCGGCAAGTCCTTCCTGCTCAAGAAACTGGAGG ATGAGATGAAGACATTTGCAGGTCAGCAGGTGGAACCTTTGTTCCAGTTTTCCTGGCTGGTTGTGTTGTTATCACTCATGCTGTGCGGATCTGTAGCTCTAGTGCTCGGCTTTACTGTGGATCCTAAGCTGGCTATCGCCATCTCTCTCAGCATCCTAGCACTGCTTTACGTATTCTTCG TGGTTGTGTACTTTGGGAGCAGGCGTGAGGGCGAGAGCTGGAACTGGGCATGGGTCATTAGCACCCGTCTGGCCCGACACATCGGATACTTGGAGCTTCTGCTTAAACTCATGTTCGTCAACCCACCTGAACTGCCGGAGCAGACCACCCGTGCACTGCCTGTAAG GTTTTTGTTCACAGACTATAATAGGTTATCCAGTGTGGGTGGGGAGACGTCCATGGCTGAAATGATCGCTACTCTCTCGGATGcttgtgagagagagtttggctTTCTGGCCACCAGACTTTTCAGAGTCTTCAAAACTGAAGACACTCAAG GTAAAAATAAGTGGAAGAAGACATGTTGCATCCCATCCTTTGTCATCTTCCTCTTTATCCTGGCCTGCTTGATTATGGGGATGGCCCTCTTGGCAGTCTTCAAGGTGGATGGGCAAAACCAGACAGTGAATGCAGTGTTGGTTTCCATGGCGAGTGTAGTTGGGTTGGCGCTGGTGCTTAAGTGTCGCACCTGGTGGCAGGTGACGGATTCAGTGCTTAACTCCCAGAGGAAGAGGCTGCACAGTGCTGCCAACAAGATGCACAAGCTGAAGAGTGAGGGCTTTATGAAG GTCTTAAAGAATGAAGTGGAGCTCATGGCCAAGATGGCCAAGACAATAGACGGCTTCACCCAGAACCAGACGCGTCTAGTCGTCATCATCGATGGTCTGGACTCCTGCGAACAGGACAAAGTACTACAGATGCTTGACACG GTGAGGGTGCTGTTCTCCAAGGGTCCCTTCATCTCTGTCTTTGCCAGTGATCCTCACATCATCATCAAAGCCATAAACCAGAACCTCAACAGCGTGCTGCGGGACTCCAACATCAACGGCCATGATTACATGCGCAACATTGTTCACCTGCCCGTGTTCCTCAACAGCCGAGGCCTCAGCAGTGCAAAGAAGATGTGTGCACTACCTCCTGCTAATGGAGAGACGGGGAACTCTGAGG GCTGGCATGAGGAGTTGGACAGAAAATTGTCTCAGAACAGCCTGGGTGAACAGACAAAGTTTAGCAGTAAGACCACTCTAAACCGCAGG GATACTTACCGGCGTAGACAGATGCAGAGATCAGTCACACGTCAGATGTCCTTTGACCTCACCAAACTACTAGTCACTGAGGACTGGTTCAGTGACATCAGCCCTCAGACTATGAGGAGACTTCTCAACATTGTGTCAGTCACAG GCCGCTTGCTGAGGGCCAACCAGATACATTTTAATTGGGACCGGCTTGCATCTTGGATTAACCTAACTGAGCAGTGGCCATATCGCACATCCTGGCTCATACTCTACCTGGAGGAGACGGATGGCATCCCATATCAAACTACTCTGAAAGCCATCTATGAAAG AATCTCCAAGAATATTCCAACCACTAAAGATGTGGAGCCATTGTTGGAGATAGATGGAGATGCACGAAGCTTTGAAGTGTTCCTTTCTTCCCGTACACCAGTGCTTGCAGCTCGGGACATCCGTACCTTCCTCCCCTGCACGGTTAATTTAGATCCAAAACTCAGAGAGATCATTGCAG ATGTGCGTGCTGCCCGGGAGCAGGTGAACATGAGTGGTGTCACCTATCCCACAATGCCTTTGCAGGAGGGGCGCCCAGTATCCGTCTACAGTCAGCAGTCCTCGGCCTGCTCCCCTACTGCCTCCTTCAATGGCCCATATAACCAACCGGGTGTATCTCCTCAGCCCCACAGCGCCTATTTCAGTGGCATGGTCGGGCCACAGCACCCATTCTACAACAGG GGCTCTGCTTCTGTGGTGTCAGCCACCCCTTCAATTCTCCTAGGCTCAATGAGCACAGATGTTGTGTGCGAACGTGTCAGACTTATCGAAGGCATTGACCAGAGCATGATGGCTCAGTATACTGCCACCATTAAGAAG GCTAACATAAATGGCAGAGTTCTGTCTCAATGTAACCTTGATGAGCTGAAGAAAGAGATGAACATGAATTTTGGAGATTGGCAGCTTTTCAGGACAACA GTGATGGAGCTCCGTCATGTGGAGAGCCAGATCCTACATGAGGAGGCTCCAAGTGAACAGGGCAGCAGCATGGCTGGTCATGTGGAGCCTTGCAGGCATACTGGAGCATCCGTTCAAAGAGGAGCTGGTAACACAGACTCCTCACCCATGTATAACTTTAACCTCAGCTTCGAGGAGCTCAGCAATGTGGGCTTGGATGAGCCTCCAAGGCAAGCCAACCCCACATGGACG GCCACAACTCACCGTACACCTAGCATGTCCAGCCTCAACTCTCAGGATTCCTCTAACGAAATTTGCCTGCTAACAGATAAGCAGCAGTTAGAGTACCGTAATGCCTATCAGGAATACATCTCTTCAATGGCTCAGCTTGAGATAGGAATGGAGAAGCCTGGCCCGCACTCTAACTCTGATGACAAGAGGAAAGATGGTGACCAGGATGGACGGAAATCTGTTTCAAAACGAGGGAGCAGCAAGTCAGCAACAGATAATACTGACTTCGCTTCAGCAGACACTTTAGATCCCATAACAGAAGAAGATGAGAAGGTTGATCATGGGTCATCAAAGGCTCTGTTGGGACGCAAGACATCTGGAGAGAAGGTGAGCCTCTTCCAGGGTGCCGATCTGAAGCTGAAGGCTGCTGCCGATGGTTTACGTTACCAGAAACTGACCAGTGATGATGAAGAGTCAGAGGAATCTGACAGTACCCCTCTGCTTAAGGATGGAAAGAAACCAGAGACTAAAGCCTCTGAGGCTGGTGATCGATCTTTGACCAAAGGTAAGGATTACCTTTCAGACAAGAAGGATTCATCTGACTCGGGTGTCCGCTCTAACGAAAGCTCGCCTAACCATTCTCTTCAAGACGAAGAAGCCGACCTTTCACAGTCTGAGAGGGCAAACCTAATCGAGCTGGATGAGGAGAATTCGACCCAAAAGAGAGAACTGCCTAGTAGTCTGAGTGGCCTACAAGACCCAGCTATCACCCGTATGTCCATCTGCTCTGAGGACCAGTGCAGTCTTCTGGCCAGCAGTCCTGAGGAGAGCTGGCCATCCTCCAAGAGCTACAACCTCAACCGAATACCCAGCAACACCACTATCAATAACAACACCAACACCCAACAGGGAAACAATGTTCGTCAGCCCACAGATAGCTCCAACACCACCACTGGCAGTGATGTCATCATAACTCCTGGTTCCAGCACCACTTCCACCACCACTCAAAATGAGAACATCCGTGTGGTGCATCTGAAGAGGGGGCTTAACCCTGGAGATCCCCCTGAAATCCTCAATGTGTCCTCTGAGATGGTCACCTTAGGCGAGGAACGAGAGAGCATCCTGTAG
- the LOC127623843 gene encoding kinase D-interacting substrate of 220 kDa B-like isoform X1, whose product MDTTTSIKMTTLAIQNLFSYVEEENLAAVKTHLDKFKEVDGRSDNGQTPLMLASEQGSLEIVQELIRRGANVNLDDVDCWSALISAAKEGHVEVVKELLENSAYIEHRDMGGWTALTWASYKGRVEVATFLLESEANPNTTGQQYSVYPIIWAAGRGHAEIVKLLLEHGAKVNCSDKYGTTPLIWAARKGHYDCVMHLLENGADVDQEGANSMTALIVAVKGGYTEVVKELLKRNPNVNMTDKDGNTALMIAAKEGYTEIVQDLLDAGTYVNIPDRSGDTVLIGAVRGGHVEIVRALLHKYADIDIRGQENKTALYWAVEKGNATMVRDILQCNPDTETTTKDSETPLIKATKMRNIEIVELLLDKGAKVSAVDKKGDTPLHIAIRGRSRRLAELLLRNPKDGRLLYRPNKAGETPYNIDCSHQKSILTQIFGARHLSPTESDGDMLGYDLYSSALADILSEPTMQPPICVGLYAQWGSGKSFLLKKLEDEMKTFAGQQVEPLFQFSWLVVLLSLMLCGSVALVLGFTVDPKLAIAISLSILALLYVFFVVVYFGSRREGESWNWAWVISTRLARHIGYLELLLKLMFVNPPELPEQTTRALPVRFLFTDYNRLSSVGGETSMAEMIATLSDACEREFGFLATRLFRVFKTEDTQGKNKWKKTCCIPSFVIFLFILACLIMGMALLAVFKVDGQNQTVNAVLVSMASVVGLALVLKCRTWWQVTDSVLNSQRKRLHSAANKMHKLKSEGFMKVLKNEVELMAKMAKTIDGFTQNQTRLVVIIDGLDSCEQDKVLQMLDTVRVLFSKGPFISVFASDPHIIIKAINQNLNSVLRDSNINGHDYMRNIVHLPVFLNSRGLSSAKKMCALPPANGETGNSEGWHEELDRKLSQNSLGEQTKFSSKTTLNRRDTYRRRQMQRSVTRQMSFDLTKLLVTEDWFSDISPQTMRRLLNIVSVTGRLLRANQIHFNWDRLASWINLTEQWPYRTSWLILYLEETDGIPYQTTLKAIYERISKNIPTTKDVEPLLEIDGDARSFEVFLSSRTPVLAARDIRTFLPCTVNLDPKLREIIADVRAAREQVNMSGVTYPTMPLQEGRPVSVYSQQSSACSPTASFNGPYNQPGVSPQPHSAYFSGMVGPQHPFYNRPYFPHHLYQLPRQYAGSSLPAHVLPRPFIKTSYLRDPSNGPQGKVPSLKKKQGSASVVSATPSILLGSMSTDVVCERVRLIEGIDQSMMAQYTATIKKANINGRVLSQCNLDELKKEMNMNFGDWQLFRTTVMELRHVESQILHEEAPSEQGSSMAGHVEPCRHTGASVQRGAGNTDSSPMYNFNLSFEELSNVGLDEPPRQANPTWTATTHRTPSMSSLNSQDSSNEICLLTDKQQLEYRNAYQEYISSMAQLEIGMEKPGPHSNSDDKRKDGDQDGRKSVSKRGSSKSATDNTDFASADTLDPITEEDEKVDHGSSKALLGRKTSGEKVSLFQGADLKLKAAADGLRYQKLTSDDEESEESDSTPLLKDGKKPETKASEAGDRSLTKGKDYLSDKKDSSDSGVRSNESSPNHSLQDEEADLSQSERANLIELDEENSTQKRELPSSLSGLQDPAITRMSICSEDQCSLLASSPEESWPSSKSYNLNRIPSNTTINNNTNTQQGNNVRQPTDSSNTTTGSDVIITPGSSTTSTTTQNENIRVVHLKRGLNPGDPPEILNVSSEMVTLGEERESIL is encoded by the exons ATGGACACCACAACCTCTATCAAGATGACCACTCTGGCCATCCAAAACCTCTTCAGCTATGTAGAGGAAGAGAACCTGGCAGCTGTAAAAACCCATCTGGACAAATTCAAAGAGGTGGATGGTCGAAGTGAT AATGGACAGACTCCTCTGATGTTGGCCTCagagcagggcagtcttgagataGTTCAAGAGCTCATTCGAAGGGGAGCAAATGTCAACTTGGACGATGTG GACTGCTGGTCTGCTCTGATCTCTGCAGCTAAGGAGGGGCATGTGGAGGTGGTGAAAGAGCTGCTGGAAAACAGTGCTTATATTGAGCACAGAGACATG GGGGGTTGGACCGCCCTTACTTGGGCTTCATATAAAGGCAGAGTTGAAGTAGCCACGTTCCTACTGGAGAGCGAGGCGAACCCAAACACCACTGGACAG CAATACAGTGTGTACCCCATTATCTGGGCAGCCGGTAGAGGTCATGCAGAGATTGTTAAGCTCTTGCTAGAGCATGGAGCCAAAGTCAACTGCTCTGATAAG TATGGCACCACCCCACTAATCTGGGCGGCTAGAAAGGGACACTACGACTGTGTGATGCACCTGTTGGAGAATGGAGCTGATGTTGACCAGGAGGGGGCG AATTCCATGACGGCACTGATAGTGGCTGTGAAGGGAGGTTACACAGAGGTGGTCAAAGAACTTCTGAAGAGGAACCCTAACGTGAACATGACAGATAAGGATGGCAACACAGCCCTGATGATCGCAGCTAAAGAGGGTTATACTGAGATTGTGCAGGACCTGCTAGATGCCGGCACATATGTCAACATCCCTGACAGG AGCGGTGACACAGTGCTGATTGGAGCTGTGAGAGGGGGGCATGTTGAGATTGTGAGAGCACTGCTGCATAAGTATGCAGATATCGACATCAGAGGACAG GAAAATAAGACTGCTCTGTACTGGGCTGTAGAGAAAGGTAATGCAACCATGGTCCGAGATATACTGCAGTGTAATCCGGACACAGAGACAACCACTAAG GATTCTGAGACTCCTTTAATCAAAGCTACCAAGATGAGGAACATAGAAATAGTGGAGCTGCTTCTGGACAAAGGGGCCAAAGTGTCTGCAGTGGACAAG AAAGGGGACACACCTCTTCATATCGCCATACGTGGACGGAGCCGGAGGCTGGCTGAGCTCCTCCTCCGTAACCCTAAAGATGGCCGCCTACTCTACCGCCCCAACAAGGCTGGAGAAACACCCTACAACATCGACTGCAGCCACCAGAAGAGCATCCTCACCCAGATCTTTGGAGCCC GACATCTGTCCCCCACAGAGTCAGATGGGGACATGCTGGGCTATGACCTGTACAGCAGTGCTTTAGCTGACATCCTGAGCGAGCCCACAATGCAGCCGCCCATCTGTGTGGGTCTGTACGCTCAGTGGGGCAGCGGCAAGTCCTTCCTGCTCAAGAAACTGGAGG ATGAGATGAAGACATTTGCAGGTCAGCAGGTGGAACCTTTGTTCCAGTTTTCCTGGCTGGTTGTGTTGTTATCACTCATGCTGTGCGGATCTGTAGCTCTAGTGCTCGGCTTTACTGTGGATCCTAAGCTGGCTATCGCCATCTCTCTCAGCATCCTAGCACTGCTTTACGTATTCTTCG TGGTTGTGTACTTTGGGAGCAGGCGTGAGGGCGAGAGCTGGAACTGGGCATGGGTCATTAGCACCCGTCTGGCCCGACACATCGGATACTTGGAGCTTCTGCTTAAACTCATGTTCGTCAACCCACCTGAACTGCCGGAGCAGACCACCCGTGCACTGCCTGTAAG GTTTTTGTTCACAGACTATAATAGGTTATCCAGTGTGGGTGGGGAGACGTCCATGGCTGAAATGATCGCTACTCTCTCGGATGcttgtgagagagagtttggctTTCTGGCCACCAGACTTTTCAGAGTCTTCAAAACTGAAGACACTCAAG GTAAAAATAAGTGGAAGAAGACATGTTGCATCCCATCCTTTGTCATCTTCCTCTTTATCCTGGCCTGCTTGATTATGGGGATGGCCCTCTTGGCAGTCTTCAAGGTGGATGGGCAAAACCAGACAGTGAATGCAGTGTTGGTTTCCATGGCGAGTGTAGTTGGGTTGGCGCTGGTGCTTAAGTGTCGCACCTGGTGGCAGGTGACGGATTCAGTGCTTAACTCCCAGAGGAAGAGGCTGCACAGTGCTGCCAACAAGATGCACAAGCTGAAGAGTGAGGGCTTTATGAAG GTCTTAAAGAATGAAGTGGAGCTCATGGCCAAGATGGCCAAGACAATAGACGGCTTCACCCAGAACCAGACGCGTCTAGTCGTCATCATCGATGGTCTGGACTCCTGCGAACAGGACAAAGTACTACAGATGCTTGACACG GTGAGGGTGCTGTTCTCCAAGGGTCCCTTCATCTCTGTCTTTGCCAGTGATCCTCACATCATCATCAAAGCCATAAACCAGAACCTCAACAGCGTGCTGCGGGACTCCAACATCAACGGCCATGATTACATGCGCAACATTGTTCACCTGCCCGTGTTCCTCAACAGCCGAGGCCTCAGCAGTGCAAAGAAGATGTGTGCACTACCTCCTGCTAATGGAGAGACGGGGAACTCTGAGG GCTGGCATGAGGAGTTGGACAGAAAATTGTCTCAGAACAGCCTGGGTGAACAGACAAAGTTTAGCAGTAAGACCACTCTAAACCGCAGG GATACTTACCGGCGTAGACAGATGCAGAGATCAGTCACACGTCAGATGTCCTTTGACCTCACCAAACTACTAGTCACTGAGGACTGGTTCAGTGACATCAGCCCTCAGACTATGAGGAGACTTCTCAACATTGTGTCAGTCACAG GCCGCTTGCTGAGGGCCAACCAGATACATTTTAATTGGGACCGGCTTGCATCTTGGATTAACCTAACTGAGCAGTGGCCATATCGCACATCCTGGCTCATACTCTACCTGGAGGAGACGGATGGCATCCCATATCAAACTACTCTGAAAGCCATCTATGAAAG AATCTCCAAGAATATTCCAACCACTAAAGATGTGGAGCCATTGTTGGAGATAGATGGAGATGCACGAAGCTTTGAAGTGTTCCTTTCTTCCCGTACACCAGTGCTTGCAGCTCGGGACATCCGTACCTTCCTCCCCTGCACGGTTAATTTAGATCCAAAACTCAGAGAGATCATTGCAG ATGTGCGTGCTGCCCGGGAGCAGGTGAACATGAGTGGTGTCACCTATCCCACAATGCCTTTGCAGGAGGGGCGCCCAGTATCCGTCTACAGTCAGCAGTCCTCGGCCTGCTCCCCTACTGCCTCCTTCAATGGCCCATATAACCAACCGGGTGTATCTCCTCAGCCCCACAGCGCCTATTTCAGTGGCATGGTCGGGCCACAGCACCCATTCTACAACAGG CCATATTTCCCCCATCATCTATACCAGCTGCCGCGGCAGTATGCTGGCAGCTCCCTCCCTGCTCATGTTCTTCCACGTCCATTCATTAAAACCAGCTATCTCAGGGACCCTAGCAATGGACCC CAGGGTAAGGTACCATCTTTGAAAAAGAAGCAG GGCTCTGCTTCTGTGGTGTCAGCCACCCCTTCAATTCTCCTAGGCTCAATGAGCACAGATGTTGTGTGCGAACGTGTCAGACTTATCGAAGGCATTGACCAGAGCATGATGGCTCAGTATACTGCCACCATTAAGAAG GCTAACATAAATGGCAGAGTTCTGTCTCAATGTAACCTTGATGAGCTGAAGAAAGAGATGAACATGAATTTTGGAGATTGGCAGCTTTTCAGGACAACA GTGATGGAGCTCCGTCATGTGGAGAGCCAGATCCTACATGAGGAGGCTCCAAGTGAACAGGGCAGCAGCATGGCTGGTCATGTGGAGCCTTGCAGGCATACTGGAGCATCCGTTCAAAGAGGAGCTGGTAACACAGACTCCTCACCCATGTATAACTTTAACCTCAGCTTCGAGGAGCTCAGCAATGTGGGCTTGGATGAGCCTCCAAGGCAAGCCAACCCCACATGGACG GCCACAACTCACCGTACACCTAGCATGTCCAGCCTCAACTCTCAGGATTCCTCTAACGAAATTTGCCTGCTAACAGATAAGCAGCAGTTAGAGTACCGTAATGCCTATCAGGAATACATCTCTTCAATGGCTCAGCTTGAGATAGGAATGGAGAAGCCTGGCCCGCACTCTAACTCTGATGACAAGAGGAAAGATGGTGACCAGGATGGACGGAAATCTGTTTCAAAACGAGGGAGCAGCAAGTCAGCAACAGATAATACTGACTTCGCTTCAGCAGACACTTTAGATCCCATAACAGAAGAAGATGAGAAGGTTGATCATGGGTCATCAAAGGCTCTGTTGGGACGCAAGACATCTGGAGAGAAGGTGAGCCTCTTCCAGGGTGCCGATCTGAAGCTGAAGGCTGCTGCCGATGGTTTACGTTACCAGAAACTGACCAGTGATGATGAAGAGTCAGAGGAATCTGACAGTACCCCTCTGCTTAAGGATGGAAAGAAACCAGAGACTAAAGCCTCTGAGGCTGGTGATCGATCTTTGACCAAAGGTAAGGATTACCTTTCAGACAAGAAGGATTCATCTGACTCGGGTGTCCGCTCTAACGAAAGCTCGCCTAACCATTCTCTTCAAGACGAAGAAGCCGACCTTTCACAGTCTGAGAGGGCAAACCTAATCGAGCTGGATGAGGAGAATTCGACCCAAAAGAGAGAACTGCCTAGTAGTCTGAGTGGCCTACAAGACCCAGCTATCACCCGTATGTCCATCTGCTCTGAGGACCAGTGCAGTCTTCTGGCCAGCAGTCCTGAGGAGAGCTGGCCATCCTCCAAGAGCTACAACCTCAACCGAATACCCAGCAACACCACTATCAATAACAACACCAACACCCAACAGGGAAACAATGTTCGTCAGCCCACAGATAGCTCCAACACCACCACTGGCAGTGATGTCATCATAACTCCTGGTTCCAGCACCACTTCCACCACCACTCAAAATGAGAACATCCGTGTGGTGCATCTGAAGAGGGGGCTTAACCCTGGAGATCCCCCTGAAATCCTCAATGTGTCCTCTGAGATGGTCACCTTAGGCGAGGAACGAGAGAGCATCCTGTAG